The following proteins are encoded in a genomic region of Corynebacterium atypicum:
- a CDS encoding LpqB family beta-propeller domain-containing protein, which produces MRHRRPRRIRLAASLTVCALALGSCSSLPRNSEPSALRPFEPIQNAQEQLGPTPDQEPDLLLREFYAASARPAQAFQVARSYLASGVAERWQPEKEMLVVDRVDINTQAGASNEERTFDVRGSVIARLDTGGAYRPENGNYEASVTMRRQEDGQWRITGLPNGVVFERSELRSNFQPKKLFFFDPSGEVLVGDRRWVYEGERALDSALINLLMQGPTDRLAPGVRFGLPPEATFLGNEDGVYKFSGLASMSPEQRIDFSAQLVWTLAEADIPGPYRFEADGTPLAEGYTSLSTDDFAALNPELGTSSVSPLYALADGRLLKVSASGAQRVEGELGQFGDVSAADISDELAAVVRRQADHQELWTGSSELPWSAQLRGKTLTRPSVENQASAVWSVVDGRKVVRLLRAASGSGATVTDVAADFLQPIDRDISVLRLSQTGVHVAMIIDGRVYIGVVAVATNGQRSIVGVHEIAAQLGGTAVALDWQADGSLLVGTSAPASPLWRVEQDGSQLSELPSGNVTAPVVAVASGSTTMYLTDAIAIRHLPASATGESAFWWEVPGLQGVRSVPIIAH; this is translated from the coding sequence GTGAGACATCGGCGCCCGAGGCGGATTCGGCTCGCGGCCAGCCTCACGGTGTGCGCGCTGGCGTTGGGCTCGTGCAGTTCCCTGCCGCGCAACTCCGAGCCGAGCGCGCTGCGCCCCTTCGAACCGATCCAGAATGCGCAGGAGCAGCTGGGCCCGACCCCGGACCAAGAGCCGGACCTGCTGTTGCGGGAGTTCTACGCGGCGTCGGCACGCCCTGCCCAGGCCTTCCAGGTGGCGCGCAGTTACCTCGCCAGCGGGGTGGCCGAGCGCTGGCAGCCGGAGAAAGAGATGCTGGTGGTCGACCGCGTGGACATCAACACCCAGGCCGGGGCCAGCAACGAGGAGCGCACCTTCGACGTGCGGGGATCCGTGATCGCCCGGCTGGACACGGGCGGGGCGTACCGGCCAGAAAACGGTAATTACGAGGCGAGCGTCACCATGCGCCGCCAGGAAGACGGGCAGTGGCGGATCACCGGCCTGCCCAACGGGGTGGTCTTTGAGCGCAGCGAGCTGCGCAGCAACTTCCAGCCGAAGAAGCTCTTTTTCTTCGACCCCTCCGGTGAGGTGCTGGTGGGCGACCGCCGCTGGGTTTACGAAGGCGAGCGCGCCCTCGACTCTGCGCTGATCAACCTGCTGATGCAGGGGCCGACGGACAGGCTCGCACCTGGGGTTCGTTTTGGGCTACCGCCCGAAGCCACCTTTTTGGGTAACGAGGACGGGGTGTACAAGTTCTCCGGTCTTGCCTCGATGAGCCCGGAGCAGCGTATCGATTTTTCCGCGCAGCTGGTCTGGACGCTCGCCGAGGCAGACATCCCCGGGCCGTATCGCTTCGAGGCCGATGGCACCCCGCTGGCCGAGGGCTATACGAGTCTGAGCACCGACGACTTCGCCGCTTTGAACCCGGAGCTGGGCACCTCCTCGGTCAGCCCGCTGTATGCCTTGGCCGATGGCCGCTTGCTCAAGGTCTCGGCGAGCGGGGCGCAGCGGGTGGAAGGCGAGCTGGGGCAGTTTGGCGATGTCTCGGCCGCCGACATCTCCGACGAGCTTGCGGCGGTGGTGCGCAGGCAGGCCGATCACCAGGAGCTGTGGACCGGCAGCAGCGAGCTGCCCTGGTCCGCGCAGTTGCGAGGCAAGACGTTGACCAGGCCGAGCGTGGAAAACCAGGCCTCGGCTGTGTGGTCGGTGGTCGACGGTCGTAAGGTGGTGCGGCTCCTGCGGGCGGCGTCGGGGTCCGGAGCGACAGTGACCGACGTCGCCGCAGATTTCCTTCAGCCCATTGACCGCGACATCTCTGTGCTGCGGTTGTCTCAGACGGGCGTGCACGTGGCGATGATTATCGACGGCCGCGTCTACATCGGGGTGGTCGCGGTGGCGACGAACGGGCAGCGCAGCATCGTCGGCGTCCACGAGATTGCGGCGCAGCTTGGCGGCACCGCCGTGGCGCTGGACTGGCAGGCGGACGGTTCGCTTTTGGTGGGCACCTCGGCGCCCGCCTCGCCGCTGTGGCGGGTGGAGCAGGACGGCTCCCAGCTCAGCGAGCTACCTTCGGGTAACGTCACCGCTCCGGTAGTGGCGGTAGCCTCGGGTTCGACCACGATGTACCTCACGGACGCGATTGCGATTAGGCATCTGCCGGCGAGCGCTACTGGAGAAAGCGCGTTCTGGTGGGAGGTTCCGGGGTTGCAGGGGGTTCGCTCGGTACCGATCATCGCGCACTAG
- a CDS encoding WhiB family transcriptional regulator, with the protein MADDATFHAGAAARLTLDDLFGAVEQEWQDQALCAQTDPEAFFPEKGGSTREAKRICQACAVRDECLEYALEHDERFGIWGGLSDRERRRLKRDIG; encoded by the coding sequence ATGGCAGACGACGCCACATTCCACGCAGGGGCTGCCGCGCGCCTGACGCTGGATGACCTTTTCGGTGCCGTCGAACAGGAATGGCAAGACCAAGCGCTGTGTGCGCAGACCGACCCGGAAGCGTTCTTTCCTGAGAAAGGCGGCTCCACCCGGGAGGCAAAGCGCATCTGCCAGGCCTGCGCCGTGCGTGACGAATGCCTCGAGTACGCGCTGGAGCACGACGAAAGGTTCGGCATCTGGGGCGGGCTCTCCGACCGTGAACGCCGCCGCCTCAAACGCGACATCGGCTAG
- the manA gene encoding mannose-6-phosphate isomerase, class I codes for MELLNGIIRAYPWGSRTLIPALCGRPAPTERPEAELWYGAHSAGPSQLAGSGRHLDAVVAADPQATLGDRVAESFGGRLPFLVKILAADQPLSLQAHPSLQQAREGFARENEAGLAVDAANRNYRDDNHKPEILIALTRFCAMAGFRPLDKTRELFAELDCPACERYLPMLEPGPDGEGDLRGLFTTWITIPAEHRRQLISAIVERAQARGQVDDWIGGVLRTVVDLNKRYPGDVGVLGALLLNHVTLNPGEAIYLDAGQLHAYVQGMGVEIQSNSDNVLRGGLTSKYVDVPELVRVLRFDELDSPRVEPIARPTLAAGGLEYPVPVSDFSVTVARPGPFGWPLDHDGPVIALCTNGHAYCESAGTTLRIKSGEAVWIPASDPLATLTGPGQVVAVSC; via the coding sequence ATGGAGTTACTCAACGGGATCATCCGAGCTTATCCGTGGGGGTCGCGGACGCTCATCCCGGCACTTTGCGGCCGCCCGGCGCCGACCGAGCGCCCGGAGGCGGAGCTGTGGTACGGGGCGCACTCCGCCGGCCCGTCGCAGCTGGCAGGCTCCGGCCGCCACCTCGACGCAGTCGTGGCCGCCGACCCGCAGGCGACGCTCGGCGACCGGGTGGCCGAGAGCTTTGGCGGTAGGCTGCCGTTTCTGGTCAAGATTCTGGCGGCTGACCAGCCGCTTTCCCTCCAGGCCCACCCCTCGCTGCAGCAGGCCCGGGAGGGCTTTGCGCGCGAAAACGAGGCCGGGCTCGCGGTGGATGCGGCCAACCGGAACTACCGCGACGATAACCATAAGCCGGAGATCCTCATCGCGCTGACTCGCTTTTGTGCGATGGCGGGCTTTCGGCCCCTGGACAAGACCCGGGAGCTTTTCGCCGAACTCGACTGCCCGGCCTGCGAGCGCTACCTACCTATGCTCGAGCCCGGGCCGGACGGGGAAGGCGACCTGCGCGGCCTGTTCACCACCTGGATCACGATTCCCGCGGAGCACCGGCGCCAGCTGATCTCCGCCATCGTGGAACGCGCGCAGGCCCGCGGCCAGGTTGACGATTGGATTGGCGGCGTGCTGCGCACCGTGGTTGATCTGAATAAGCGCTACCCCGGCGACGTCGGGGTGCTCGGGGCGCTGCTGCTCAACCATGTCACCTTGAATCCGGGCGAGGCGATCTACCTGGATGCCGGGCAGCTGCACGCGTACGTCCAGGGCATGGGCGTGGAGATTCAGTCGAACTCGGATAACGTGCTGCGCGGCGGGCTGACCTCGAAATACGTCGACGTGCCCGAGCTAGTGCGCGTGCTCAGATTCGACGAGCTGGATAGCCCCCGAGTCGAGCCGATTGCGCGCCCGACGCTCGCCGCCGGCGGGCTCGAATACCCGGTCCCCGTATCCGACTTCTCGGTGACGGTGGCTCGGCCCGGGCCATTTGGCTGGCCACTCGACCATGACGGCCCCGTGATCGCGCTGTGCACCAACGGCCACGCCTACTGCGAGAGTGCCGGCACGACGCTGCGGATCAAGTCCGGCGAGGCCGTGTGGATCCCGGCCAGCGACCCGCTGGCCACGCTGACCGGCCCGGGGCAAGTGGTAGCGGTCAGCTGCTGA
- a CDS encoding phosphomannomutase/phosphoglucomutase, which translates to MRTHEHIAKVVKAYDVRGVVGEDIDEALVFDVAQSFARQLREEAETTIAVGHDMRPSSPALAAAFARGAQAQGINVIELGLTATDELYFAAGSFGCAGAMFTASHNPARYNGIKLCRRGARPVSQDTGLATIAKDLVAGVPAYSGAPGKAEQRDVLDDYASFLRGLVDVTSSRPLRIAVDAGNGMAGLTVPAVLDQENFDIRELYFELDGTFPNHEANPLDLKNLVDLQRFVVAEGADIGLAFDGDADRCFVVDELGNPVSPSAICGIIAENYLAEHPGATIIHNLITSQAVPEIIQENGGTPVRTRVGHSYIKATMASTGAVFGGEHSAHYYFTEFFNADSGLLAALHVLQALGGQDQPLSQLISRFERYVASGEINSTVSDQAAATGKVHDAFADRAADIDLLDGLTVRLKNSKSWFNVRPSNTEPLLRLNVEAASQAEVDELAEEVLGIIRG; encoded by the coding sequence ATGCGCACCCACGAACACATAGCCAAGGTCGTCAAAGCCTACGACGTTCGTGGGGTAGTAGGCGAAGACATCGACGAGGCCCTCGTCTTCGACGTAGCTCAGTCCTTTGCCCGCCAGCTGCGCGAGGAGGCAGAGACTACCATCGCGGTCGGCCACGACATGCGCCCGTCCTCGCCCGCTTTAGCTGCCGCCTTCGCCCGTGGCGCGCAGGCGCAGGGCATCAACGTCATCGAGCTAGGGCTTACCGCCACCGACGAGCTCTACTTTGCCGCCGGCAGCTTCGGGTGCGCTGGGGCGATGTTCACCGCCAGCCACAACCCGGCGCGGTACAACGGCATCAAACTGTGCCGGCGCGGCGCTCGGCCCGTCAGCCAAGATACGGGCCTGGCGACAATCGCCAAGGACCTGGTGGCCGGTGTGCCCGCATACTCGGGCGCGCCGGGCAAGGCGGAACAGCGCGACGTGCTCGACGATTACGCCAGCTTCTTGCGCGGGCTTGTCGACGTCACGTCGAGCCGGCCGCTGCGCATCGCCGTCGACGCCGGCAACGGGATGGCGGGGCTGACCGTGCCCGCGGTGCTCGACCAGGAGAACTTCGACATCCGTGAGCTCTACTTCGAGCTCGACGGGACCTTTCCCAACCACGAGGCCAATCCGCTGGATCTGAAAAACCTGGTGGACCTGCAGCGCTTCGTCGTCGCCGAGGGCGCGGACATCGGGCTCGCCTTCGACGGCGATGCCGATCGCTGCTTCGTGGTCGACGAGTTAGGCAATCCGGTTTCTCCCTCTGCGATCTGCGGGATCATCGCAGAGAACTACCTGGCGGAGCACCCCGGCGCCACGATCATCCACAACTTGATCACCTCGCAGGCCGTGCCGGAGATTATTCAAGAAAACGGCGGCACGCCCGTGCGCACGCGGGTGGGGCACTCGTATATTAAGGCCACCATGGCCTCGACCGGAGCGGTCTTTGGCGGCGAGCACTCCGCGCACTACTACTTCACCGAGTTCTTCAACGCCGATTCCGGCCTCCTGGCCGCGCTGCACGTCCTCCAGGCGCTGGGCGGCCAAGATCAGCCGTTGTCGCAGCTGATCTCCCGCTTCGAGCGCTACGTCGCCAGCGGCGAGATCAACTCGACGGTATCTGACCAAGCGGCCGCCACTGGCAAGGTCCACGACGCCTTCGCCGACCGCGCCGCCGATATCGACCTCCTTGACGGGCTGACGGTGCGCCTCAAAAACTCGAAGTCGTGGTTCAATGTGCGCCCTAGCAACACCGAACCGCTGCTCAGGCTGAACGTGGAGGCGGCGAGCCAGGCGGAGGTGGACGAGCTGGCCGAAGAGGTCCTCGGAATCATTCGCGGCTAG
- a CDS encoding DUF3499 domain-containing protein has translation MSQFRRCSRPGCSRPAVATLTYAYAESTAVVGPLAPSSEPHSWDLCAHHADHLTAPLGWEMLRVEDIEIDEDEEITALAEAVREAGRVTSGLVPPQDPSATDDSALNPATSTHPAHRARRLAQERVRRRAHLHVVPDPPAETGPDHQP, from the coding sequence GTGAGTCAATTCCGCCGTTGTTCCCGCCCCGGGTGCTCCCGCCCCGCCGTGGCTACGCTGACATACGCATACGCGGAATCGACCGCGGTGGTTGGCCCGCTGGCCCCCAGTAGCGAACCGCACAGCTGGGACCTCTGCGCCCACCATGCTGACCATCTCACCGCCCCGCTGGGCTGGGAGATGCTGCGCGTCGAAGACATTGAAATCGACGAGGACGAAGAGATCACCGCGCTAGCCGAGGCCGTCCGGGAAGCCGGCAGGGTGACCAGCGGCCTCGTCCCGCCGCAAGACCCGAGCGCCACGGACGATTCCGCGCTCAACCCGGCGACCTCGACGCATCCGGCCCACCGGGCCCGCCGGCTCGCACAGGAACGGGTGCGCCGCCGCGCCCACCTGCACGTGGTACCGGATCCGCCCGCAGAAACCGGACCGGACCACCAGCCTTAG
- the ahcY gene encoding adenosylhomocysteinase, translating to MTTVHDFKIADISLAEAGRHQIRLAEYEMPGLMALRAEYGQEKPLAGARIAGSIHMTVQTAVLIETLTALGAEVRWASCNIFSTDNAAAAAVVVGDGTPEDPQGVPVFAWKGETLEEYWDCVREIFTWGEGVEPNMILDDGGDATMAVIKGVEFEQAGAVPPTQDTDSDEEIAFKDMLRAALAEDPERWRRAASQIRGTTEETTTGVHRLYHFAQEGVLPFPAMNVNDAVTKSKFDNKYGTRHSLIDGINRATDMLIGGKNVLICGYGDVGKGCAEAMKGQGARVKVTEADPINALQALMEGFPVVTVDDAIGEADIVVTATGNVGIISFEQMLKMKDHAVLGNIGHFDNEIDMASLIHRDDVERTEIKPQVDEFHLPNGRAIIVLSMGRLLNLGNATGHPSFVMSNSFADQTIAQIELFTKYGEYENEVYRLPKILDEKVARIHVEALGGTLTELTKEQAEYIGVDVAGPFKPEHYRY from the coding sequence ATGACCACGGTGCATGATTTCAAGATCGCCGACATCAGCCTCGCCGAGGCCGGCCGGCATCAGATCCGGCTGGCAGAATACGAGATGCCGGGGCTGATGGCGCTGCGTGCGGAGTACGGGCAGGAAAAGCCGCTCGCGGGCGCGCGTATCGCCGGGTCGATCCACATGACCGTGCAGACGGCCGTCCTCATTGAGACGCTGACTGCTCTTGGCGCCGAGGTGCGCTGGGCGTCGTGCAACATCTTTTCCACTGACAACGCCGCGGCGGCGGCCGTGGTGGTCGGCGACGGCACGCCGGAGGACCCCCAGGGCGTGCCTGTCTTCGCCTGGAAGGGCGAGACCCTCGAGGAGTACTGGGACTGCGTGCGCGAGATCTTCACCTGGGGCGAGGGCGTAGAGCCGAACATGATCCTCGACGACGGCGGGGATGCCACCATGGCCGTGATCAAGGGCGTGGAATTCGAGCAGGCAGGAGCCGTGCCGCCGACCCAGGACACGGATTCGGACGAGGAAATCGCCTTCAAGGACATGCTCCGGGCCGCGCTCGCTGAGGACCCGGAGCGCTGGCGCCGCGCTGCGTCGCAGATCCGCGGCACCACGGAAGAGACCACTACCGGCGTCCACCGGCTCTATCACTTCGCCCAGGAGGGCGTGCTTCCCTTCCCGGCCATGAACGTCAACGACGCGGTGACCAAGAGCAAGTTCGATAATAAATACGGCACCCGGCACAGCCTCATCGACGGCATCAACCGCGCCACGGACATGCTCATCGGCGGCAAGAACGTGCTCATCTGCGGCTACGGCGACGTCGGCAAGGGCTGCGCTGAGGCGATGAAGGGCCAGGGTGCGCGAGTCAAAGTCACCGAGGCGGACCCGATCAATGCGCTGCAGGCGCTCATGGAGGGCTTCCCCGTCGTGACTGTCGACGACGCGATTGGTGAGGCTGACATCGTGGTCACCGCGACCGGCAACGTTGGCATCATCTCGTTCGAGCAGATGCTCAAGATGAAGGACCACGCGGTATTGGGCAACATCGGCCACTTTGATAACGAGATCGACATGGCCAGCCTTATCCACCGCGACGACGTGGAGCGCACCGAAATCAAGCCGCAGGTCGACGAGTTCCACCTGCCCAACGGGAGGGCGATCATCGTGCTCTCGATGGGCCGGCTGCTCAACCTGGGCAACGCCACCGGGCACCCCAGCTTTGTCATGTCCAACTCCTTCGCTGACCAGACGATCGCCCAGATCGAGCTGTTTACTAAGTACGGGGAGTATGAAAACGAGGTCTACCGGCTGCCGAAGATCCTCGACGAAAAGGTCGCCCGGATCCACGTCGAGGCGCTCGGCGGGACCCTGACGGAGCTGACCAAGGAGCAGGCCGAGTACATCGGTGTGGACGTCGCCGGCCCGTTCAAGCCCGAGCACTACCGGTACTAA
- a CDS encoding dTMP kinase — protein sequence MLVAIEGIDGAGKNTLVRALQEAAPAEVISFPRYRESMPAELAAEALHGRMGDCSDSPYAMATLFALDRYGARAELEGADARGLVLCDRYVASNAAYSLARTGDHEIVRWVEELEFGRLGLPRPDLTVLLDTPPQLAGERAQQRERTDATRARDVYERDARLQERTWQAYLELARSGWSSRWLVTSKPRDILVALGLD from the coding sequence ATGCTGGTCGCTATCGAGGGCATTGACGGCGCCGGGAAGAACACCCTGGTCCGCGCCCTCCAGGAGGCGGCACCCGCCGAGGTCATCAGCTTCCCGCGCTACCGGGAGTCGATGCCGGCGGAGTTGGCCGCCGAGGCGCTGCACGGCCGCATGGGCGACTGCAGCGATTCGCCGTATGCGATGGCCACGCTCTTTGCGCTAGATCGCTACGGCGCGCGCGCCGAGCTCGAGGGGGCCGACGCGCGCGGCCTCGTGCTCTGCGACCGCTACGTGGCCTCGAACGCGGCCTACTCGCTCGCCCGGACCGGAGACCACGAGATCGTTCGGTGGGTGGAGGAGCTCGAATTCGGCCGCCTGGGTCTGCCCCGGCCCGACCTGACGGTGCTTTTGGATACCCCGCCGCAGCTTGCTGGCGAGCGCGCGCAACAACGAGAGCGCACCGATGCGACACGTGCGCGGGACGTCTACGAGCGCGACGCGAGGCTGCAGGAGCGCACGTGGCAGGCTTACCTCGAGTTGGCGCGCAGCGGCTGGTCGAGTCGGTGGCTGGTAACCTCTAAACCGCGGGACATACTGGTCGCGCTGGGCCTGGACTAG
- the mtrB gene encoding MtrAB system histidine kinase MtrB, producing the protein MWEKLSELQAKVAESWRTSLQVRVIGSIIVATTIVMVLLGAAMVSVVTQQLVDAKIDTANSEIDRARIAVEEQITAASSATSTQSRLNSARSVLSSRASEEETRALYEPVLLVANQDGSVTTAPEGYRIPEKLRRFVDQDQISYQFTDVNRTDGSTYPALVVGSPTDADIPGLQVYLVLSMENDQETMALMRGLISAAAVVLIVLLVGIAWLLAQQVITPVHSASRIAERLASGHLRERMSVEGEDEMARLAMSFNSMAESLSHQIRQLKEYGDLQRQFTSDVSHELRTPLTTVRMAADMIAMKADSFEPGTKRATELLVGELDRFEDLLTDLLEISRHDAGVADLNLSQFDIKLAISEACRQVEPIAEEVGTRVELKGPADPIRVTADSRRVERILRNLTANAVDHSEGNPVQIDWAANEDAVAVRVTDHGVGLKEGQEELVFNRFWRADPSRVRHSGGTGLGLAIAQEDAHLHGGHIDAIGTPSVGSQFRLVLPLTANGAIEHAPLELVAPSDVAPALPAPSPPEQAPAGEPSDSADSQGAPATGAERSHGVPDGADANTSERGEGETVRGKREGEER; encoded by the coding sequence GTGTGGGAGAAGCTCTCCGAGCTGCAGGCGAAGGTTGCCGAGTCCTGGCGCACCTCGCTTCAGGTCCGGGTGATCGGCTCGATCATCGTCGCGACCACGATCGTCATGGTCCTGTTGGGCGCGGCGATGGTCTCGGTGGTGACTCAGCAGCTCGTCGACGCCAAGATCGATACCGCAAATTCGGAGATCGACCGAGCCCGCATCGCCGTCGAAGAACAGATCACGGCGGCAAGCTCGGCGACGTCGACGCAGTCACGTCTGAACTCTGCGCGCTCGGTGCTCAGTAGCCGCGCGTCCGAGGAGGAAACGAGGGCGCTCTACGAGCCGGTGCTCCTAGTGGCCAACCAGGACGGCTCAGTAACCACCGCACCCGAGGGCTACCGGATTCCAGAGAAACTGCGTCGGTTTGTCGATCAAGACCAGATCTCCTACCAGTTCACCGACGTCAACCGCACCGACGGCTCCACCTACCCGGCCCTTGTGGTCGGCTCTCCCACCGACGCGGATATCCCGGGGCTGCAGGTCTACCTGGTGCTCAGCATGGAAAACGACCAGGAGACGATGGCCTTGATGCGCGGGCTGATCTCCGCGGCGGCCGTGGTCCTCATCGTGCTGCTAGTCGGGATCGCCTGGTTGTTGGCGCAGCAGGTGATCACCCCGGTGCATTCCGCCAGCCGAATCGCGGAGCGGCTGGCCAGCGGCCACCTGCGCGAACGCATGTCGGTCGAGGGCGAGGACGAGATGGCTCGGCTGGCGATGAGCTTCAACTCGATGGCCGAGTCTCTCTCCCACCAGATCAGGCAGCTCAAGGAGTATGGCGACCTGCAGCGCCAATTCACTTCCGACGTCTCGCATGAGTTGCGTACCCCGTTGACCACGGTGCGGATGGCCGCCGACATGATCGCGATGAAGGCGGACTCCTTCGAGCCGGGCACTAAGCGGGCCACTGAATTGCTCGTCGGCGAGCTCGATAGGTTCGAGGATTTGCTCACCGATCTGCTCGAGATCTCGCGCCACGATGCCGGGGTGGCCGACCTTAACCTCTCGCAGTTCGACATCAAGTTGGCGATCAGCGAGGCCTGCCGGCAAGTAGAGCCCATCGCAGAAGAGGTGGGCACCCGCGTGGAGCTTAAGGGGCCGGCCGACCCGATCCGGGTGACGGCGGATTCCCGCCGCGTCGAGCGCATCCTGCGCAACCTCACCGCCAACGCCGTCGACCACTCCGAGGGCAACCCGGTGCAGATCGACTGGGCGGCCAACGAGGACGCGGTGGCCGTGCGGGTGACCGATCATGGCGTCGGGCTCAAAGAGGGGCAAGAAGAGCTGGTGTTTAACCGCTTCTGGCGCGCGGATCCCTCGCGCGTGCGGCACTCGGGCGGCACCGGGCTGGGGCTGGCGATCGCACAGGAGGATGCTCACCTGCACGGCGGGCACATTGACGCCATCGGTACGCCCTCGGTGGGCTCCCAGTTCCGTCTGGTCCTCCCGCTCACGGCGAACGGGGCTATCGAGCACGCCCCATTGGAGTTGGTTGCCCCGAGCGACGTCGCGCCGGCCCTGCCTGCGCCCAGCCCACCTGAGCAGGCTCCCGCGGGCGAGCCGTCGGATTCCGCGGATTCGCAAGGCGCGCCGGCCACGGGAGCGGAGCGAAGTCATGGCGTCCCCGACGGCGCGGATGCCAACACGAGTGAGCGCGGCGAGGGCGAAACCGTGCGCGGTAAGCGAGAAGGAGAAGAAAGGTGA
- a CDS encoding metallopeptidase family protein, with protein sequence MRGRVSRDRRARGLRGPLLPTGVPAYRTRSQIFDAAVTAAYAPLAAAYPAQLAHLDVAVDTVPRMRLRADMTVLPPEICADGPVPLGRVIPAGVNASGEPTRARIVIFRMPVEERCATPTERAELLGTVLTALVANYLNLDPRDINPDFPW encoded by the coding sequence ATGCGAGGAAGAGTGTCGCGCGACCGCCGCGCGCGTGGGCTGCGCGGCCCGCTGCTGCCCACCGGGGTACCCGCCTACCGCACGCGGTCACAGATTTTCGACGCCGCGGTCACTGCGGCGTACGCGCCGCTTGCGGCCGCCTACCCCGCGCAGCTTGCCCACCTCGACGTCGCGGTGGACACGGTTCCTCGGATGCGGTTGCGCGCCGATATGACGGTCCTGCCACCGGAGATCTGCGCGGACGGGCCGGTCCCCCTCGGCCGGGTCATCCCGGCGGGCGTGAACGCTAGCGGGGAGCCGACGCGGGCTCGCATCGTGATTTTTCGGATGCCAGTCGAGGAACGCTGTGCGACGCCGACGGAGCGGGCGGAGCTACTCGGCACCGTGCTCACCGCCCTTGTGGCGAATTACCTCAACTTGGACCCGCGGGATATCAACCCGGATTTCCCCTGGTAG
- a CDS encoding ComF family protein — MSPRTEPGMPVWALGPYSEVRQSVIVAMKERRDFAARTAVGAVFRAGLERLVALGELPEDVVVVPAPTRRRAARLRGGDPMRAVGAASGFPVRSLLVHGAGVRDSVGLSPVQRKENMARGVRLVAPVPLGRSLVLIDDVVTTGATLWSAAARLLAAGATVAGALTFAAA, encoded by the coding sequence GTGAGCCCGCGCACGGAGCCAGGGATGCCGGTGTGGGCCCTGGGGCCGTATTCCGAGGTGCGCCAGAGCGTGATCGTGGCGATGAAGGAGCGCCGGGATTTCGCGGCGCGCACCGCCGTGGGGGCCGTGTTTCGGGCGGGGCTGGAGCGGCTGGTGGCGCTGGGGGAGCTGCCGGAGGACGTGGTGGTGGTGCCGGCCCCGACGCGGCGTCGGGCGGCGCGGTTGCGCGGCGGCGACCCGATGCGTGCGGTGGGCGCGGCCAGCGGCTTCCCGGTGCGCTCGCTGTTGGTTCACGGGGCCGGGGTCAGGGATTCGGTGGGCTTAAGCCCCGTACAGCGCAAGGAGAATATGGCTCGCGGGGTGCGGCTTGTGGCTCCAGTTCCGCTGGGGCGTTCGTTGGTGCTGATTGACGACGTCGTGACGACGGGAGCGACGCTGTGGTCGGCGGCGGCGCGGCTGCTGGCGGCCGGGGCGACGGTGGCCGGCGCGCTGACCTTCGCGGCGGCCTAG